A portion of the Sphingobacterium spiritivorum genome contains these proteins:
- a CDS encoding glycosyl transferase family 90 — protein sequence MINIKRIVFKNKNFKLAYYFKALLREIPLSFWYRSRLKSKFQAIPKFDSKALEDRVNYYNKLQQNTSLTSAAVAIAEFKIPEKIRVYYFDTKEYARYFDPLLKLQMIPGDVVDIPECPAIVKSRPIAGDNKNAVLLNLDKIRHFNFIQDDIAFGSKKDMLIGRFAAYQQHRKRFFELYFGNPLCDLGSVVMDNDHPEWYSKPISIQQHLDYKFILSLEGNDVATNLKWIMSSNSVAVMPLPKYETWFMEGRLIPDFHYIQIKDDYSDLEEKLHYYINHPQEAEKIIGNAHQYIQQFKNRKLEDLIALRVLEKYFEKTNQGL from the coding sequence ATGATCAATATAAAGCGGATAGTTTTTAAGAATAAGAATTTTAAGCTTGCCTATTATTTTAAAGCACTTTTAAGGGAGATTCCTCTTTCGTTCTGGTATAGGTCCCGATTAAAATCTAAATTTCAGGCAATCCCGAAATTTGACAGTAAAGCACTGGAAGATCGGGTGAATTATTACAATAAGCTTCAGCAGAATACTTCCCTGACATCCGCGGCTGTTGCAATAGCTGAATTTAAGATTCCTGAAAAAATCCGGGTATATTATTTTGATACGAAAGAATATGCCCGCTATTTTGATCCTCTACTTAAACTGCAGATGATACCCGGTGATGTGGTGGATATTCCCGAATGTCCGGCAATAGTGAAAAGCAGACCCATCGCCGGAGATAATAAAAATGCTGTCTTACTTAATCTGGATAAGATCAGGCACTTTAATTTTATACAGGATGATATTGCGTTTGGTAGTAAAAAGGATATGCTGATCGGAAGATTTGCAGCTTACCAGCAACACCGCAAACGTTTTTTTGAATTGTACTTTGGCAACCCTTTATGTGATCTGGGGAGTGTCGTGATGGATAATGATCATCCGGAATGGTACAGTAAGCCTATTTCTATTCAGCAGCATCTGGATTATAAGTTTATTCTGTCTCTGGAAGGAAATGATGTTGCTACAAATCTCAAATGGATCATGTCTTCCAATTCCGTAGCAGTAATGCCTCTGCCTAAATATGAAACATGGTTTATGGAAGGTAGACTGATCCCGGATTTTCACTATATACAGATTAAAGATGATTATTCGGATCTGGAGGAAAAGCTGCACTACTATATTAATCATCCGCAGGAAGCTGAAAAAATTATTGGTAATGCACATCAGTACATTCAACAGTTTAAAAACAGAAAATTAGAAGATCTTATCGCACTCCGCGTTCTCGAAAAGTATTTCGAAAAGACGAATCAAGGACTTTGA
- a CDS encoding OstA-like protein — MKRLFLFVLTYIFCLFASAQQPQPTGDQLKLVSSSSMRLVKNPDRTIYYRPVFEHKGSTLSADSGYMYEDGIGRQFFEAFDNVVITQPSGTIIYSDKLHYDAAPQIATLTRNVRMVDKSSVLTTNYLTYNMRSKVGTYTGGGRIVSKGDTITSKNAYYFENTQDAYFRNKVVVRTPDVKIYTDTMRYNSVQRVTYFFGPTNIKGNKGENLYTEKGNYNTATGVARFSKNNLYTEGSKFLKGDSLYYDRATGEGKAYRNVVFVDTVDKFYANGGYGLYKQSDESITMTDKPLVTMVIKKDSTSTSDSTSAKPVEKEEKGKKSGKEKTVEKKKSKEEESFKEISPITPVSKDSVSATVKPEPQVDSAYMTADTLYSKVIFLKDYKALDFKLDRNGGLIEEIADEDYGDDDGNENTDSLSMSGNISGLSDSTQTDSLHIEGLKSDSAKTVIKQVKETSKAITKNTTAPPKKPAVVQQEKGDPNKILIGKTLTADSVLRQRTVLPKGNESDSLINKALLVAKSPDSVTTTPKDSAYLDTARTRIIIAHYNVRMFKSDLQAVADSVYYGMADSMFRFMGRPMIWAEGSQISADTLYLQIKEQRLDNMLLVNSAFMVNAVLDTIKFNQLKGRKITGFFAGNNLDRLFVDGNAENMIFVVNEEKKVITEMFHDRSSRIKILMENRKIKDYVSIRKVDGKVYPLNMVTNENEVLPGFIWRPEDRPVSKEDLLNRKREIPKDINPPAASSSSGSKSAAKDPVAEKKDPKEGNKTEVKKPADQKTEPKKVNQESKNPVKEESEPVTETN, encoded by the coding sequence GTGAAACGATTATTCCTTTTTGTCTTAACATATATTTTCTGTCTGTTTGCATCCGCTCAACAGCCACAGCCTACTGGAGATCAGCTCAAGCTGGTTTCATCATCCAGTATGCGCCTGGTCAAAAATCCGGATCGTACTATTTATTACAGACCTGTTTTTGAACACAAAGGAAGTACGTTATCTGCTGACAGCGGATATATGTATGAGGATGGAATCGGCAGACAGTTTTTTGAAGCCTTTGACAATGTCGTTATAACGCAACCCAGCGGTACGATCATCTATTCAGATAAACTTCATTATGACGCAGCTCCTCAGATTGCCACGCTGACACGTAATGTGCGTATGGTCGATAAATCTTCTGTACTGACCACCAATTACCTGACGTACAATATGCGCAGCAAAGTCGGCACATACACCGGTGGTGGGCGGATTGTCAGTAAAGGAGACACTATTACTTCTAAAAATGCCTATTACTTTGAGAATACGCAGGATGCCTATTTCAGAAATAAGGTTGTCGTAAGAACACCGGACGTCAAGATCTATACGGATACCATGCGTTATAATTCTGTTCAACGGGTTACATATTTCTTCGGTCCAACCAACATCAAAGGAAATAAAGGCGAAAATCTGTATACGGAAAAAGGAAATTACAATACGGCTACCGGTGTTGCCCGCTTTTCTAAAAACAACCTGTACACAGAAGGTTCTAAGTTTCTCAAAGGAGACAGCTTATATTATGACAGAGCTACAGGAGAAGGTAAAGCGTACCGTAATGTAGTTTTTGTAGATACAGTTGATAAATTCTATGCCAATGGCGGGTACGGATTGTATAAACAATCGGATGAGTCTATCACCATGACGGATAAGCCATTGGTTACAATGGTGATTAAAAAAGACTCAACCAGTACCAGCGACTCTACTTCTGCCAAACCTGTAGAAAAAGAGGAGAAGGGTAAAAAGTCCGGTAAGGAAAAAACTGTAGAAAAAAAGAAATCCAAAGAAGAGGAATCCTTTAAGGAAATCAGCCCGATCACACCCGTTTCCAAAGACTCGGTATCCGCGACTGTCAAACCTGAGCCGCAGGTAGATTCCGCTTATATGACAGCTGATACCTTATATTCAAAGGTTATTTTCCTCAAAGACTATAAAGCACTCGATTTCAAGCTCGATCGGAATGGCGGACTCATAGAGGAAATAGCAGATGAAGACTACGGGGATGATGACGGTAACGAAAATACGGATAGCCTGTCTATGTCAGGCAATATAAGTGGTCTGTCAGATTCGACTCAAACAGATAGTCTTCATATAGAAGGATTAAAATCTGACTCGGCCAAAACTGTGATCAAGCAAGTCAAAGAGACAAGTAAAGCCATCACAAAAAATACCACAGCCCCACCTAAAAAACCTGCTGTCGTACAACAGGAAAAAGGGGATCCGAATAAAATACTAATCGGTAAGACCCTGACAGCAGACAGTGTGCTCAGACAGCGAACGGTATTGCCCAAAGGAAATGAGAGTGACAGCCTGATCAACAAAGCTTTGTTAGTTGCCAAATCACCGGACTCTGTCACGACTACTCCTAAAGACAGTGCTTATCTGGATACGGCACGTACGCGGATTATCATAGCACATTATAATGTACGTATGTTCAAATCTGACCTGCAGGCAGTCGCTGATTCGGTATATTACGGCATGGCCGACTCCATGTTCAGGTTTATGGGACGCCCTATGATATGGGCCGAAGGATCGCAAATCTCTGCAGATACGCTCTATCTGCAGATCAAGGAGCAACGTCTGGACAATATGTTATTGGTGAACAGTGCGTTCATGGTTAATGCTGTACTGGATACCATCAAATTCAATCAACTCAAAGGGAGAAAGATTACAGGCTTCTTTGCTGGCAATAATCTGGATCGTTTATTTGTTGACGGGAATGCGGAAAACATGATTTTCGTGGTCAATGAAGAGAAAAAAGTTATCACGGAAATGTTTCATGACCGCAGCAGCCGGATCAAAATTCTGATGGAAAACCGAAAAATCAAGGATTATGTATCCATCCGCAAGGTGGATGGCAAAGTATATCCATTGAATATGGTGACCAATGAGAATGAAGTATTGCCCGGATTTATATGGCGACCGGAAGACCGCCCGGTGTCTAAGGAAGATTTACTTAACAGAAAACGTGAAATTCCAAAAGATATAAATCCACCCGCAGCAAGTTCTTCATCCGGCAGCAAGTCTGCTGCTAAAGATCCTGTGGCGGAAAAGAAAGATCCGAAAGAGGGGAATAAAACGGAAGTTAAAAAACCTGCAGATCAAAAGACTGAACCAAAAAAAGTGAATCAGGAATCTAAAAATCCGGTAAAAGAGGAATCTGAACCTGTCACGGAAACAAATTGA
- the tilS gene encoding tRNA lysidine(34) synthetase TilS, which yields MNVLERFHRYVNQNGLFGPDDKIVLAVSGGKDSMLMARLFLESNYPVIIAHCNFSLRGEESDLDQQLVEAFGEKYGIPVFIKRFDTEAYAEENKISIQMAARDLRYQWFEELRIAQDCAYISVAQHCNDHIETVLLNMIRGTGLAGLQGIQPRRERIIRPLLFLRAAEVTEAVRLLQIPYRDDQSNFSVKYARNKIRLKIVPLMEEINPEFVQSFASSIDKFAGAYQLLQDFVNPVRESLFQESKVTAEVLIERKSLEPYLTNPALLYELFQPYHFQKNVLEDLVITWDNGTGRIFESDTYRLLVDRTHLILHPIVSEEETPVCIEETDEQAEWKGFHFNIEKSSSRDIVKEKHIAKIDWDKLKFPLQIRSWQEGDVFYPLGMEGKKKVSDYFIQQKINSFAKARIPILVDGTGEIIWIVNYRLDNRFKITNNTKKVFTLVCE from the coding sequence ATGAATGTGCTGGAAAGATTTCATAGATATGTAAATCAAAACGGGCTTTTTGGTCCGGATGATAAAATTGTACTGGCTGTAAGCGGAGGTAAGGATTCTATGCTGATGGCCAGACTTTTTCTGGAATCGAACTATCCTGTGATTATAGCACATTGTAATTTTTCCCTGAGAGGAGAGGAGTCTGATCTTGATCAGCAGCTTGTCGAAGCCTTTGGCGAAAAGTATGGTATTCCTGTTTTCATCAAAAGATTTGATACAGAAGCGTACGCAGAAGAAAACAAGATTTCTATACAAATGGCAGCCCGTGACTTACGTTATCAGTGGTTTGAAGAATTGCGTATTGCTCAGGACTGTGCATACATCTCGGTTGCACAACACTGCAATGATCATATCGAAACAGTTTTGCTTAATATGATCAGAGGTACAGGTCTTGCAGGTCTGCAGGGTATACAGCCAAGACGTGAACGTATCATCCGGCCCTTGTTGTTTCTCCGGGCTGCAGAAGTTACGGAGGCAGTTCGTCTTTTACAGATTCCGTACAGGGATGATCAGTCTAATTTTTCTGTTAAATATGCCAGAAATAAAATCAGATTGAAGATTGTTCCCTTGATGGAAGAGATAAATCCGGAGTTTGTACAAAGTTTTGCATCTAGTATAGACAAATTTGCAGGAGCCTATCAGCTTCTTCAGGATTTTGTAAACCCTGTTCGTGAGTCTTTATTTCAGGAAAGTAAAGTTACCGCAGAAGTGCTTATTGAAAGGAAAAGTCTGGAACCGTACCTTACTAATCCGGCACTGCTGTATGAGCTTTTTCAGCCCTATCATTTTCAAAAGAATGTACTGGAAGATCTGGTAATAACCTGGGATAATGGAACGGGACGTATTTTTGAATCTGACACATACCGCTTGTTAGTGGATCGTACACACTTGATCTTGCATCCGATTGTTTCGGAGGAAGAAACTCCGGTTTGCATTGAGGAAACAGATGAACAAGCCGAATGGAAGGGCTTTCATTTTAATATTGAAAAATCTTCTTCAAGGGATATTGTAAAAGAGAAACATATCGCCAAAATTGACTGGGATAAATTAAAGTTTCCTTTACAAATCCGAAGTTGGCAGGAAGGTGATGTTTTTTATCCGTTAGGGATGGAGGGTAAGAAGAAAGTGAGTGATTATTTCATTCAGCAAAAAATAAATTCCTTTGCCAAGGCACGAATTCCTATCTTGGTGGACGGAACGGGGGAAATTATCTGGATTGTCAATTACAGGTTAGACAATCGGTTTAAGATAACGAACAATACAAAAAAAGTATTTACTTTAGTCTGTGAATAA